A part of Solibacillus sp. FSL H8-0538 genomic DNA contains:
- the hisA gene encoding phosphoribosylformimino-5-aminoimidazole carboxamide ribotide isomerase gives MEFRPCIDLHDGKVKQIVGSTLGHKDQAVVENFTSEHDSTYFAQLFANDKLTGGHVIMLGSGNEEAAIRALNAYPNGLQIGGGITADNAKIYIDAGASHVIVTSYIFHDGKLDMEHLQKLIAAVGKDKLVIDLSCRARDGKWFVVTDKWTKFSDFEVNATSIKMMENYCDELLIHAVDVEGKRSGMQEGLVADLAKWTSIPTTYAGGVRSIEDLKLFETIGNNKLHVTIGSALDIFGGDLSYEDVVAYCKE, from the coding sequence GTGGAATTTAGACCTTGTATTGATTTACATGATGGAAAAGTAAAGCAAATTGTCGGGAGTACCCTCGGACATAAAGATCAAGCGGTTGTCGAAAACTTTACATCTGAGCATGATTCAACGTATTTTGCTCAGCTGTTTGCGAATGATAAGTTAACAGGTGGGCATGTCATTATGCTAGGTAGCGGTAACGAAGAAGCGGCTATCCGCGCGTTAAACGCATATCCAAACGGTTTACAAATAGGCGGTGGTATTACTGCCGATAATGCTAAAATATATATTGATGCTGGTGCATCCCATGTCATTGTGACGTCGTATATTTTCCATGACGGAAAGCTAGATATGGAGCATTTACAAAAGCTGATTGCGGCGGTTGGCAAAGATAAGCTCGTCATTGATCTTAGCTGTCGAGCGCGTGATGGTAAATGGTTTGTTGTCACGGATAAGTGGACGAAATTTAGTGATTTTGAAGTAAATGCAACTTCGATTAAAATGATGGAAAACTATTGTGACGAGCTACTCATTCATGCGGTCGATGTTGAAGGAAAACGCAGTGGTATGCAAGAGGGCTTAGTAGCAGACTTGGCGAAGTGGACGTCTATTCCGACAACTTATGCTGGGGGCGTTCGCTCTATCGAAGACTTAAAGCTATTCGAGACAATTGGAAACAATAAACTTCACGTAACAATTGGTTCCGCCCTCGATATTTTCGGAGGCGATCTTTCATACGAAGACGTTGTTGCATACTGCAAGGAGTAA
- a CDS encoding NupC/NupG family nucleoside CNT transporter: MSIIWGIAGIAIVLGIALALSSDRKKIKWRTIGVGLVIQLLFAFIVLKWELGREMLLALSNGVQKLISYANEGISFVFGGLADIESVGFIFAINVLTIIIFFSALISALYYLGIMQFVIKLIGGTLSKLLGTSKAESVNAAANIFVGQTEAPLVIRPFLNKMTRSELFAVMTGGLASVSGSVLVGYSLLGVPLEYLLAASFMAAPAGLVLAKLMIPETEIVDESNFVLEKDTESANVIDAAAKGAADGMKLAVNVGAMLLSFIALIALLNGILGGIGGWIGFDNLTIEGILGYVFSPLAFAIGVPWSEAVQAGSFIGQKLVLNEFVAFSNFAPMIDTLSPKTTIIISFALCGFANLSSLAILIGGLGSMAPDRRSTIAKLAMKSVVAGTLASLLSASIAGMFL, from the coding sequence GTGAGTATTATTTGGGGAATTGCAGGGATTGCAATCGTGTTAGGAATCGCTTTAGCTTTATCCAGTGATCGTAAAAAAATTAAATGGCGTACAATTGGTGTTGGTTTAGTAATTCAACTATTATTCGCTTTCATCGTATTAAAATGGGAATTAGGCCGTGAAATGTTATTGGCGCTTTCTAACGGAGTTCAAAAGTTAATTTCTTACGCTAATGAGGGAATTTCATTTGTTTTCGGTGGTTTAGCAGATATTGAGTCAGTTGGCTTCATTTTTGCAATAAACGTATTAACAATCATTATCTTTTTCTCTGCATTAATTTCTGCACTATATTATTTAGGTATTATGCAATTCGTCATTAAATTAATCGGTGGCACACTATCAAAATTATTAGGTACTAGTAAAGCGGAATCTGTTAACGCGGCAGCGAATATTTTCGTTGGGCAAACAGAAGCACCGTTAGTTATTCGTCCATTTTTAAATAAAATGACGAGATCAGAGCTTTTTGCTGTTATGACGGGTGGTTTAGCATCTGTATCAGGTTCAGTTTTAGTGGGTTACTCGTTACTAGGAGTTCCTCTAGAATACTTACTTGCAGCAAGCTTCATGGCTGCACCAGCAGGCTTAGTTTTAGCGAAGTTAATGATTCCTGAAACAGAAATCGTAGATGAATCGAACTTTGTATTAGAAAAAGACACAGAGTCTGCAAACGTTATTGATGCGGCTGCTAAAGGTGCGGCTGACGGTATGAAGCTTGCGGTAAACGTTGGTGCTATGTTACTTTCTTTCATCGCATTAATCGCACTTCTTAACGGTATTTTAGGTGGAATCGGTGGCTGGATTGGCTTTGATAACTTAACGATCGAAGGAATTTTAGGTTATGTATTCTCGCCACTTGCTTTTGCAATCGGTGTACCTTGGTCAGAGGCAGTACAAGCTGGTTCATTTATTGGTCAAAAGCTTGTATTAAATGAATTCGTTGCGTTCTCAAACTTTGCTCCGATGATCGATACACTATCTCCAAAAACTACTATTATCATTTCGTTCGCACTATGTGGTTTTGCGAACCTTAGCTCATTGGCAATTTTAATCGGTGGCTTAGGATCAATGGCCCCGGACCGTCGTTCAACAATTGCAAAATTAGCAATGAAATCCGTTGTAGCAGGGACCCTTGCTTCACTATTAAGCGCGTCAATTGCCGGTATGTTTTTATAA
- the recD2 gene encoding SF1B family DNA helicase RecD2, with the protein MSQNLDLFEMNKLFILGRPIVSIFHNATNMYSILRVKIQETNLQYEEKEMIVVGYFPQLTEDELYRFTGVMKSHPKYGIQFQVETFEKEVPATEQGIVHYLSSDLFTGIGRKTAETIVEKLGVNALKRILEDPEALNAVPRLSTEKKLAIRQTIEENLGLERVMIQLNEWGFGPQLGMKIYQTYREETISMLTENPYRLIEEVDGVGFGRADELGSKLGITGNHPDRIKAAIFHVLTNAALSEGHVYLDAEIVLPMVKGILEQSQGVEIPFDAISQACIQMREESKICGEETRLYLPSLYFSEVGIASKILDLKEKNKKSESFSRDEIRKAIGEVEERYDVTYAPTQAQAIETALNSAVMILTGGPGTGKTTVIRGLVEVYAELHGLSLNPKDYAQKEEPFPIVLAAPTGRAAKRLAESTELPAMTIHRLLGFTGQQKEEETEREVTGRLVIIDEMSMVDTWLAHQLLKALHEDVQVVFVGDQDQLPPVGPGQVLKDLLSSNQIPTVELTDVYRQAEGSTIIDIAHQIKKGIVPETLTAKTSDRSFINASANQVTSVVTQVVKSAVAKGHAIRDIQVLAPMYKGPAGIDALNKQIQELVNPNDGTRKELVFGDTIYRIGDKVLQLVNQPESNVFNGDMGEVISIIRAKETIEKQDVLIVSYDGIEVTYQRGDLNQLTLAYCCSIHKSQGSEFQTVIMPVVRGYSKMLRRNLLYTGITRAKSFLILCGEPDVLANGLAKTDDLARLTSLKARLNPMAIDEVEEITVTMEQVSAKPVQVDKIKKQPEQVQEQMAILNISESHKIAEALPMNLTTETAPYIHPLIGMDGISPFDFCKSE; encoded by the coding sequence ATGTCACAAAATCTTGATTTATTTGAAATGAATAAGCTATTTATCCTCGGCCGTCCCATCGTGTCAATTTTTCATAATGCGACGAATATGTACTCGATTCTTCGCGTAAAAATTCAAGAAACAAATCTGCAATATGAAGAAAAAGAAATGATCGTTGTCGGTTACTTCCCGCAGCTTACAGAGGACGAGCTCTATCGTTTTACGGGTGTCATGAAAAGTCATCCGAAATACGGCATCCAGTTTCAAGTGGAAACGTTTGAAAAAGAAGTGCCAGCGACAGAACAGGGCATTGTTCATTATTTATCAAGCGATCTATTCACTGGCATTGGACGGAAAACGGCAGAAACGATCGTAGAAAAGCTTGGCGTGAATGCACTAAAACGTATTTTAGAAGATCCAGAAGCGCTTAATGCGGTCCCGCGTTTATCAACAGAGAAAAAGCTCGCAATCCGTCAAACGATTGAAGAAAACCTTGGCCTTGAGCGTGTCATGATTCAGCTGAACGAATGGGGTTTTGGACCGCAGCTAGGCATGAAAATTTACCAAACATATCGTGAAGAAACCATTTCAATGTTAACCGAAAATCCATACCGCCTCATTGAAGAAGTGGATGGTGTCGGCTTTGGTCGTGCGGATGAACTCGGCTCTAAATTAGGGATTACAGGCAATCATCCAGACCGTATTAAGGCGGCAATTTTTCATGTGCTAACGAATGCCGCGCTATCAGAGGGACATGTTTATCTCGACGCAGAAATTGTACTTCCCATGGTAAAGGGGATACTTGAGCAAAGTCAGGGCGTGGAAATTCCATTTGATGCGATTTCACAAGCCTGTATTCAAATGCGCGAGGAGTCAAAAATTTGTGGCGAGGAAACCCGTCTGTACTTACCATCACTTTATTTCAGTGAAGTTGGTATTGCGTCAAAAATTCTTGATTTAAAAGAAAAGAATAAAAAAAGTGAAAGCTTTTCTCGTGATGAAATTCGCAAAGCAATTGGAGAGGTAGAAGAGCGCTATGACGTAACGTATGCACCGACCCAAGCACAGGCGATTGAAACGGCATTAAACTCTGCGGTCATGATTTTAACGGGCGGTCCGGGAACAGGTAAAACGACTGTTATTCGAGGGCTTGTTGAAGTATATGCCGAGCTTCACGGCTTGTCATTGAACCCGAAAGATTATGCGCAAAAGGAAGAACCGTTTCCTATTGTTTTAGCAGCGCCAACTGGACGTGCAGCGAAACGTTTAGCGGAGTCGACAGAACTGCCAGCGATGACAATTCACCGTCTGCTCGGTTTTACTGGTCAGCAAAAGGAAGAGGAAACAGAGCGTGAAGTAACAGGACGTCTCGTGATAATTGATGAGATGTCGATGGTGGATACATGGCTTGCCCACCAATTACTCAAGGCACTACATGAAGATGTACAAGTTGTATTCGTTGGAGATCAGGACCAGCTACCACCAGTAGGCCCCGGTCAGGTATTAAAGGATTTACTGTCATCAAATCAAATTCCAACAGTTGAATTAACAGATGTGTACCGACAAGCTGAAGGTTCAACAATTATTGACATAGCCCACCAAATTAAAAAGGGGATTGTACCGGAAACGTTAACGGCTAAAACAAGCGATCGCTCTTTTATTAATGCTTCTGCAAATCAGGTAACGAGCGTTGTTACACAGGTTGTGAAAAGTGCGGTAGCAAAAGGTCATGCAATCCGGGATATTCAAGTGCTCGCACCGATGTACAAAGGTCCAGCAGGCATTGATGCACTGAATAAACAAATTCAAGAGCTCGTAAACCCAAATGATGGCACCCGCAAGGAACTCGTTTTTGGTGATACCATTTACCGCATTGGTGATAAAGTATTACAGCTTGTGAATCAGCCAGAAAGCAATGTGTTTAACGGGGACATGGGCGAAGTGATTTCTATTATACGAGCGAAGGAAACAATTGAAAAACAAGATGTACTCATCGTCTCCTATGATGGGATTGAAGTAACGTATCAGCGCGGTGATTTAAATCAGCTTACGCTAGCCTATTGCTGCTCCATTCATAAATCGCAAGGGTCGGAGTTTCAAACAGTTATTATGCCAGTCGTGCGCGGCTATTCTAAAATGCTACGCCGCAATCTTTTGTACACTGGTATTACCCGTGCGAAAAGCTTCCTAATTTTATGCGGTGAACCAGATGTACTTGCAAATGGTTTGGCGAAGACGGATGATCTTGCCCGTCTTACTAGCCTAAAAGCCCGTTTAAATCCGATGGCAATTGACGAGGTAGAGGAAATAACTGTCACTATGGAACAAGTATCTGCCAAGCCTGTGCAGGTCGATAAAATCAAAAAACAGCCTGAACAAGTACAGGAGCAAATGGCGATTCTTAATATTTCTGAGTCACATAAAATTGCCGAAGCACTACCAATGAACTTAACAACAGAAACTGCCCCATACATTCATCCTCTGATTGGAATGGATGGGATTTCACCGTTTGACTTTTGTAAATCAGAATGA
- a CDS encoding MFS transporter: MNNQRWLSQNFFTFFFTWGVFLPYWTGWLVQAKGLTVSEASMVMGFGLLARAVSTMFVFPLVSKYVSNKKVIILFTIASLVVALLYIPLTSFSSLLVMTLLFSAAYPALLPAVESSAASLMQEGNVHYGKARSLGSFGFVVSVLIISMLTASLGEQAILWSMIIGLIAMLIMQFMPGPAVLAVEPVRREALSMKGLLKIKGFPVVLIIVILLQGAHAAYYNYGYIYLQDLQVNPFYIGMIINVAVIFEILYFLKADTFLARWRPSSLLMLAAIGSTLRWILIFMFPNVWVFILSQALHALSFGVAHFAFIRYISKALPKEQIPNAQGIYSALAMSLSAAVLTLIGGALYEIKPGLAFLGMIVCSIPAIFIILLTRKQYKY; the protein is encoded by the coding sequence ATGAATAATCAGCGTTGGCTTTCACAAAATTTCTTCACATTCTTCTTTACTTGGGGCGTATTTCTACCGTATTGGACAGGGTGGCTCGTTCAAGCAAAAGGACTAACTGTGTCTGAGGCAAGTATGGTTATGGGGTTCGGTTTATTGGCACGTGCGGTATCTACAATGTTTGTTTTTCCGCTCGTTTCAAAATATGTAAGCAATAAAAAAGTAATCATTTTGTTCACAATTGCATCGCTAGTAGTAGCGCTTCTCTATATTCCACTGACTTCATTTTCATCGCTTTTAGTAATGACGCTTCTGTTTAGTGCAGCATATCCAGCATTATTACCGGCTGTCGAAAGTAGTGCGGCATCACTTATGCAAGAAGGGAATGTGCATTACGGAAAAGCACGTTCGCTCGGATCATTTGGTTTTGTCGTATCCGTATTAATTATTAGCATGTTAACAGCTAGCCTCGGTGAGCAGGCTATTTTATGGAGTATGATTATTGGGTTGATAGCAATGTTAATCATGCAATTCATGCCAGGGCCGGCAGTACTAGCTGTTGAACCAGTGCGTAGAGAAGCTCTTTCAATGAAGGGCTTATTAAAAATTAAAGGTTTTCCAGTCGTGTTGATTATTGTTATTTTATTACAAGGTGCGCATGCGGCTTATTATAATTACGGTTATATTTATTTGCAGGACTTACAAGTGAATCCATTTTACATTGGGATGATTATTAATGTCGCAGTTATTTTTGAAATACTTTATTTCTTAAAAGCAGATACATTTTTAGCGAGATGGCGACCATCCTCTCTATTAATGCTAGCAGCGATTGGTTCTACGCTACGATGGATTTTGATTTTTATGTTTCCGAATGTTTGGGTATTTATTTTATCGCAAGCACTACATGCATTATCGTTCGGAGTTGCGCATTTTGCCTTTATTCGCTATATTTCTAAGGCGCTACCCAAGGAACAAATTCCAAATGCTCAAGGTATATACTCAGCACTTGCGATGAGTTTAAGTGCGGCGGTTTTAACGTTAATTGGCGGAGCTTTATATGAAATTAAACCTGGACTTGCTTTTTTAGGGATGATCGTTTGTTCAATTCCTGCTATTTTCATTATTTTACTAACACGTAAACAATATAAATATTAA
- the hpaB gene encoding 4-hydroxyphenylacetate 3-monooxygenase, oxygenase component encodes MAAITGKQYIERIDQLKTNVWIDGEQVTGKISEHPAFKGVMKSQAALYDLQHEMAVKDDLTYPSPLTGDKVGLSFLQPKKQEDLTKRRLMVQQWAKLTNGLMGRSPDYMNTVLTALVCSTDYLNGKENCFPENLKAFYEMAREQDLSLTHTFINPQVNRSKVYFEDTDEPIAAKIIDRTKEGILIKGAKLLATQGGMTDEIIVISSGWMVSEGDAYAFAIPSNSEGLKFICRESFVGGESVFNYPLSARFEEMDCIVVFDNVLVPWNRIFYYDNLEVANNFMNVCAFKSFSLHQVASRQIIKTEFILGLVESIANTINITEYQHVQEKISEIIIALETMKALVLKSEIEAKLDDWGYLRPDRTTLQVAINVFPRIYPRFTDIIQLLGASGLMAIPTEKAFSSTIRNDLDQYLQAKAEDAENRVKLFRLAWDLTMSSFGTRQTLYERFFFGDPVKISSELYFTYDKEIFVQRVKDLLDQSPPT; translated from the coding sequence ATGGCAGCGATTACGGGAAAACAATATATTGAACGGATTGATCAGCTAAAAACTAATGTTTGGATAGATGGTGAGCAGGTAACAGGCAAAATTTCAGAACATCCAGCATTTAAAGGCGTTATGAAAAGTCAGGCTGCCTTGTATGATTTACAACATGAAATGGCAGTAAAAGATGACTTAACGTATCCCTCACCTCTGACAGGGGATAAAGTAGGACTGTCGTTTTTACAACCAAAGAAACAAGAGGATTTGACAAAAAGACGATTGATGGTCCAACAGTGGGCGAAATTAACGAATGGTTTAATGGGGAGAAGTCCAGATTATATGAACACCGTATTAACAGCCCTTGTTTGTTCTACGGATTACTTGAATGGGAAAGAGAATTGTTTTCCAGAGAATCTAAAGGCATTCTATGAAATGGCACGTGAGCAAGATTTATCTTTAACGCACACATTTATTAACCCTCAAGTAAATCGTTCTAAAGTATATTTTGAGGATACGGATGAACCCATTGCTGCAAAAATAATCGACCGAACGAAAGAAGGCATCCTTATAAAAGGTGCAAAGTTACTTGCAACACAAGGCGGGATGACGGATGAAATCATCGTCATATCTTCGGGATGGATGGTAAGTGAAGGGGATGCATACGCATTTGCCATACCGAGCAATAGTGAAGGGTTAAAGTTCATTTGTAGAGAATCTTTTGTTGGTGGAGAATCTGTGTTTAACTATCCTTTAAGCGCGCGATTTGAAGAAATGGATTGCATTGTGGTGTTCGATAATGTACTAGTGCCGTGGAATCGCATATTTTATTATGATAATTTGGAAGTCGCAAATAACTTTATGAATGTATGTGCGTTCAAATCATTTTCCTTGCATCAAGTTGCTTCAAGGCAAATTATTAAGACGGAATTCATTTTAGGACTGGTCGAGTCGATCGCCAATACGATTAATATTACCGAATATCAGCATGTTCAGGAAAAAATTTCCGAAATAATAATTGCGCTTGAAACGATGAAAGCTTTAGTACTCAAATCTGAGATCGAAGCAAAACTAGATGATTGGGGATATTTGCGCCCAGACCGTACAACGCTTCAAGTTGCTATCAATGTATTTCCGCGTATTTACCCAAGGTTTACTGACATTATTCAGCTTCTTGGTGCGAGCGGTTTAATGGCTATTCCAACTGAAAAAGCATTTAGCTCGACAATTCGAAACGATTTAGACCAATATTTACAGGCTAAAGCAGAGGATGCAGAAAATCGCGTGAAATTATTCCGTCTAGCTTGGGATTTAACTATGAGTTCATTTGGAACGCGCCAAACACTTTACGAGCGGTTTTTCTTCGGCGACCCAGTGAAAATTTCAAGTGAATTATACTTTACGTACGACAAAGAAATATTTGTCCAACGAGTGAAGGATCTATTAGACCAAAGCCCACCGACTTGA
- a CDS encoding DUF1801 domain-containing protein: MAKYEQKTTETAQSVIEFIEAVDSPKKRADAFKLLQIFEETSGYEPKMWGPSIIGFGSYHYKYPTGHEGYAPFVGFSPRKAKISLYFATGFTERDSFLQRFGKHTSGKACVYINKVDDISTEVLKELIEQSIIFLKNLYPEQ, encoded by the coding sequence ATGGCAAAGTACGAGCAGAAAACAACTGAAACAGCTCAAAGCGTCATTGAATTTATTGAAGCGGTGGACAGTCCGAAAAAAAGAGCAGATGCCTTTAAACTGCTACAAATTTTTGAAGAAACTTCAGGTTACGAGCCAAAAATGTGGGGACCGAGCATTATTGGCTTTGGCTCTTATCATTATAAATATCCAACTGGTCACGAAGGATATGCCCCATTTGTCGGCTTTTCTCCAAGAAAAGCAAAAATTAGTCTTTATTTCGCAACAGGATTTACCGAACGGGATTCATTCTTACAACGGTTTGGAAAACATACATCAGGTAAAGCCTGTGTCTATATTAATAAGGTAGACGATATCAGCACGGAGGTTTTAAAGGAGCTTATTGAACAGTCTATTATTTTTTTGAAAAACCTATATCCTGAGCAGTAA
- the alaS gene encoding alanine--tRNA ligase, whose amino-acid sequence MKAADIRRLYLEFFTEKGHHHEPSAPLVPINDPSLLWINSGVATLKPYFDGRIIPDNPRITNAQKSIRTNDIENVGKTARHHTFFEMLGNFSIGDYFKKEAIHYAWEFLTDKKWMGFDPELLTITIHPEDQEAYDVWYQEIGIPEERLIRLEGNFWDIGEGPSGPNSEIFYDRGVEYGTDETDPEMYPGGENERYLEVWNLVFSQFNHNPDGTYTPLPKQNIDTGMGLERIVSVVQNVPTNFDTDLFMPIIGKIEEFSNRKYKRPNEIDLKEIFGSEEDINTPFKVIADHIRTVAFAIGDGALPSNEGRGYVLRRLLRRAVRYAKQIGIEKPFMFELVPTVGAIMQDFYPEVTEKTTFIQRVIKNEEVRFHETLDGGLSIFNEVVAAQKAAGETFIPGADAFRLYDTFGFPVELTEEYAAEVGMSVDHAGFEASMEEQRNRARAARQDVDSMQVQNEVLANLKEESTFVGFDTLTANTTVAAIVVDGQVAKVASEGQEALVVLSETPFYAEMGGQIADHGTISNDSFTAFVKDVQKAPNGQPLHTVIVESGEMHVGEAAHAAVNREERNLTIKNHTATHIMQRALKDVLGDHVNQAGSYVGPDRLRFDFSHFGQVTKEELQQIELIVNEKIWDDIEVVIQEMAIDEARAMGAMALFGEKYGDVVRVVAVGDYSIELCGGIHVKRSSEIGFFKIVSEGGIGAGTRRIEAVTGKGAYMAAKEEEAVLVEAATHFKANPKDLVARVTGLQAEYKELQRENESLSQKIANAQAGAVLDSAQKIGDVTVLSTRVDAKDNNQLRQMMDDLKEKMTGAVVVLGATDGDKVMLCAGVTKDLVGGSFHAGNMVKMVAEACGGKGGGRPDMAMAGAKDASKLEEALHSVYDYVKSI is encoded by the coding sequence ATGAAAGCAGCAGATATTCGCCGTCTTTACTTAGAATTCTTTACAGAAAAAGGGCATCATCATGAGCCGTCAGCACCACTTGTACCAATAAATGATCCATCTTTACTTTGGATTAACTCAGGGGTTGCAACATTAAAACCTTATTTTGATGGTCGTATTATTCCAGACAACCCAAGAATTACAAACGCACAAAAATCTATTCGTACCAACGATATAGAAAACGTTGGTAAAACAGCACGTCACCATACATTTTTCGAGATGCTAGGAAACTTCTCAATCGGTGATTACTTCAAAAAAGAAGCAATTCACTATGCGTGGGAATTTCTTACAGATAAAAAGTGGATGGGCTTTGATCCGGAATTATTAACAATTACAATCCACCCAGAAGATCAAGAAGCGTACGATGTTTGGTATCAAGAAATTGGTATTCCTGAGGAACGTTTAATCCGCTTAGAGGGTAACTTCTGGGATATCGGTGAAGGACCATCTGGACCAAACTCAGAAATTTTCTATGACCGCGGCGTTGAATACGGTACAGATGAAACAGATCCAGAAATGTACCCAGGCGGTGAAAACGAACGTTACCTGGAAGTTTGGAACTTAGTATTTTCTCAATTCAATCACAACCCAGATGGCACATATACACCACTACCAAAGCAAAATATTGATACAGGGATGGGTCTTGAGCGTATCGTTTCTGTTGTGCAAAATGTACCAACAAATTTTGATACAGATTTATTCATGCCGATCATTGGAAAAATAGAAGAATTCTCTAACCGTAAATACAAACGTCCGAATGAAATCGACTTAAAAGAAATTTTCGGTTCAGAAGAAGACATTAACACACCATTTAAAGTAATTGCTGACCATATCCGGACAGTAGCATTTGCCATTGGTGATGGCGCATTACCGTCAAATGAAGGGCGCGGTTATGTTTTACGTCGTTTACTCCGTCGTGCTGTACGTTATGCAAAACAAATCGGTATCGAAAAACCATTTATGTTTGAATTAGTCCCGACTGTTGGGGCGATTATGCAAGACTTCTACCCAGAAGTGACTGAGAAAACAACTTTCATTCAACGTGTAATTAAAAATGAAGAAGTGCGATTCCACGAAACATTAGATGGTGGTCTTTCAATTTTTAATGAAGTGGTTGCCGCGCAAAAAGCAGCAGGCGAAACGTTTATTCCAGGTGCAGATGCATTCCGATTATATGACACGTTTGGCTTCCCGGTAGAACTTACTGAAGAATACGCGGCAGAAGTTGGCATGTCAGTTGATCACGCAGGTTTCGAGGCTTCAATGGAAGAACAACGTAATCGTGCACGTGCTGCGCGTCAAGACGTAGACTCAATGCAAGTACAAAATGAAGTATTAGCAAACCTCAAAGAAGAAAGTACTTTTGTAGGTTTTGATACTTTAACAGCTAATACAACAGTTGCTGCAATCGTTGTGGATGGTCAGGTAGCTAAAGTTGCATCAGAAGGACAAGAAGCATTAGTAGTTCTTTCTGAAACACCATTCTACGCTGAAATGGGTGGCCAAATTGCTGACCACGGTACCATTTCAAATGATAGTTTTACAGCATTCGTAAAAGATGTGCAAAAAGCGCCAAACGGTCAACCATTACATACAGTAATTGTTGAATCTGGTGAAATGCATGTTGGTGAAGCAGCACACGCAGCAGTTAACCGCGAGGAACGAAATTTAACTATAAAAAACCATACAGCTACACATATTATGCAACGTGCACTAAAAGACGTACTTGGCGACCATGTTAACCAAGCAGGTTCTTATGTAGGTCCGGATCGTCTGCGCTTTGACTTCTCTCATTTCGGTCAAGTTACGAAAGAAGAATTGCAACAAATTGAGTTGATCGTCAACGAAAAAATTTGGGATGATATCGAAGTGGTTATTCAAGAAATGGCAATTGACGAAGCAAGAGCAATGGGCGCAATGGCTCTTTTTGGTGAAAAATACGGAGATGTTGTACGTGTTGTAGCAGTAGGCGACTACTCAATCGAGCTATGTGGTGGTATCCACGTGAAACGCTCTTCAGAAATCGGCTTTTTCAAAATCGTTTCTGAAGGTGGTATCGGTGCTGGTACACGCCGTATTGAAGCAGTTACAGGTAAAGGTGCATACATGGCAGCAAAAGAAGAAGAAGCGGTTCTTGTTGAAGCAGCTACTCACTTCAAAGCAAATCCAAAAGATTTAGTAGCACGTGTAACAGGCTTACAAGCAGAGTACAAAGAACTTCAACGTGAAAACGAATCACTGTCACAAAAAATTGCGAACGCACAAGCTGGAGCAGTACTTGATTCAGCACAAAAAATTGGTGATGTAACAGTACTTTCAACACGTGTAGATGCAAAAGACAACAACCAACTTCGTCAAATGATGGACGACCTGAAAGAAAAAATGACGGGTGCAGTAGTAGTGCTTGGTGCAACTGACGGCGACAAAGTTATGCTTTGTGCAGGTGTGACAAAAGATTTAGTTGGCGGTAGCTTCCATGCGGGTAATATGGTGAAAATGGTAGCGGAAGCTTGCGGTGGTAAAGGCGGCGGTCGTCCAGATATGGCAATGGCTGGTGCGAAAGATGCGTCAAAACTTGAAGAAGCGTTACATTCTGTGTATGATTATGTTAAATCAATTTAA
- the yeiL gene encoding transcriptional regulator YeiL, giving the protein MQILKNELRNTYLERYPIQHFFSFDITPYIHVCRFEKGEFIFHEHSYPEYIYYMVEGKAKLYVTHKNGKVSLIDFLTSPCFMGEIELLNEENYSKGIQTVTNTICLAISIRECKEKLLSDSVFLRMLCVFLSKKATSITAKYTQNQAYPLENRLASFMLISSDNAIYKEKHTEISEYLGVSYRHLLYVLAEFTEAGIIQKTTKGYLILNEEKLQNLALEIN; this is encoded by the coding sequence ATGCAAATTTTAAAAAACGAATTGCGGAATACATATTTAGAGCGATACCCCATTCAACATTTTTTCTCCTTTGATATTACACCATATATTCACGTTTGCCGATTCGAAAAGGGGGAGTTTATTTTTCATGAGCATTCGTATCCTGAATATATCTATTATATGGTGGAAGGAAAAGCCAAACTATACGTGACCCATAAAAACGGCAAAGTATCATTGATCGATTTCCTAACGTCTCCTTGTTTTATGGGCGAAATTGAACTTTTAAACGAGGAAAATTACTCCAAAGGCATTCAGACGGTTACAAATACGATTTGTTTAGCCATTTCCATACGGGAATGCAAAGAAAAATTATTGTCCGATTCTGTTTTTCTCAGGATGCTTTGCGTCTTTTTAAGTAAAAAGGCAACTAGTATTACAGCAAAATATACACAAAACCAAGCATACCCATTAGAGAATCGTTTAGCTTCATTTATGCTCATATCTTCTGACAATGCCATTTATAAAGAAAAACACACAGAGATTAGTGAATATCTCGGTGTGTCTTATCGTCATCTACTTTATGTCCTCGCTGAATTTACCGAGGCAGGGATCATTCAAAAAACGACTAAAGGCTATCTTATTTTAAATGAAGAAAAATTACAGAACCTAGCATTAGAAATCAATTAG